Proteins from one Faecalibacterium sp. I3-3-33 genomic window:
- a CDS encoding phospholipase D-like domain-containing protein yields MSKETLQHTMRSKVRVFEDGGIRLLRKSQKGLIHAIFSRFGLVLVLLVLQFGALFSLMRWFSGLLPHYLGGTLLVTAAMMVYLLNQDMNNSVRIPWLVVTALAPVLGVLLFWYTKEDVGHRVLKKRLMELEGQTRSQLPQPKKADKALDADCPGAASLAQYLRGRGGGFPVYENTQVTYFPSGEAKFAALLPQLESATQYIFLEYFIIDEGLMWGRILEILARKAAQGVDVRVMYDGTCEFSTLPRDYPRRLEALGIRCKVFAPVTPFVSTHYNYRDHRKILVVDGRVGFTGGVNLADEYINHVEKYGRWKDAAVMLEGEGVRTMTALFLQMWSIQREPEFAQFLTRPIPETQANGFVIPYGDCPLDGERVGEMVYIDLLNRARHSVHIITPYLILDGELETALRFAAERGVDVHLILPGKPDKWFAYALAKTHYLPLLSSGVKISEWAPGFTHAKVMIMDGQEAVVGTINLDYRSLYHHFENAVWMRGVDCLPRIEADFQDTLAQCRTVEPTRQSVWQGKKLLHLVGMMLKFIAPLI; encoded by the coding sequence ATGTCAAAAGAAACATTGCAGCACACCATGAGAAGCAAGGTCCGGGTCTTTGAGGACGGCGGCATCCGCCTGCTCCGCAAAAGCCAGAAAGGGCTTATCCACGCCATCTTCAGCCGCTTCGGGCTGGTGCTGGTGCTGCTGGTGCTACAATTTGGGGCGCTGTTCAGCCTGATGCGCTGGTTCAGCGGCCTGCTGCCCCACTACTTGGGCGGCACCTTGCTGGTCACGGCGGCCATGATGGTCTACCTGCTCAATCAGGACATGAACAACAGTGTGCGCATCCCGTGGCTGGTTGTCACGGCGCTGGCTCCTGTGCTGGGCGTGCTGCTGTTCTGGTACACCAAGGAGGATGTGGGCCACCGGGTGCTCAAAAAGCGCCTGATGGAGCTGGAAGGGCAGACCCGCAGCCAGCTGCCGCAGCCCAAAAAGGCCGACAAGGCGCTGGACGCAGACTGCCCCGGCGCGGCCTCTCTGGCGCAGTATCTGCGCGGACGGGGCGGCGGCTTCCCGGTGTACGAAAACACGCAGGTGACCTATTTCCCCAGCGGAGAAGCCAAGTTTGCCGCACTGCTGCCCCAGCTGGAAAGCGCCACCCAATACATTTTTCTGGAATACTTCATCATTGACGAAGGGTTGATGTGGGGGCGCATTCTGGAAATTCTGGCACGCAAGGCCGCACAGGGCGTGGATGTGCGGGTGATGTATGACGGCACCTGCGAGTTCTCCACCCTGCCCCGGGACTACCCCAGACGGCTGGAAGCGCTGGGCATCCGCTGCAAGGTGTTTGCGCCGGTCACGCCCTTTGTTTCCACCCACTACAACTACCGCGACCACCGCAAGATCCTTGTCGTGGATGGTCGTGTGGGCTTTACCGGCGGCGTGAATCTGGCCGATGAGTACATCAACCACGTTGAAAAATATGGCCGCTGGAAGGACGCCGCCGTCATGCTGGAGGGCGAGGGCGTGCGCACCATGACCGCCCTGTTTTTGCAGATGTGGAGCATCCAGCGGGAGCCGGAGTTCGCCCAGTTCCTTACCCGCCCCATCCCGGAAACGCAGGCCAACGGCTTTGTCATCCCCTACGGGGACTGCCCGCTGGACGGCGAGCGCGTGGGTGAGATGGTCTACATCGACCTGCTCAACCGCGCCCGGCACAGCGTACATATCATCACGCCCTATCTTATTCTGGACGGCGAGCTGGAGACTGCCCTGCGCTTTGCCGCAGAGCGCGGCGTAGATGTGCACCTGATTTTACCCGGCAAGCCGGACAAGTGGTTTGCTTATGCGCTGGCTAAGACCCATTACCTGCCGCTGCTGTCCTCCGGTGTGAAGATCAGCGAGTGGGCCCCCGGCTTCACCCACGCCAAGGTGATGATCATGGACGGGCAAGAGGCGGTTGTAGGCACTATCAATCTGGACTACCGCAGCCTGTACCACCACTTTGAAAACGCGGTCTGGATGCGCGGTGTGGACTGTCTGCCTCGTATTGAGGCTGATTTTCAGGATACACTGGCACAGTGCCGCACGGTAGAGCCCACCCGCCAGAGCGTCTGGCAGGGCAAAAAGCTGCTGCATCTGGTGGGTATGATGCTCAAGTTCATCGCCCCGCTGATCTAA